Part of the Erigeron canadensis isolate Cc75 unplaced genomic scaffold, C_canadensis_v1 Conyza_canadensis_unscaffolded:320, whole genome shotgun sequence genome is shown below.
tttcattgattttatcaaactcttgttagccattttcaaattgtttttcaaagttaTGTTTTGCTTTGTCAGAGTGTCAGCATTTGTATGGACAGACAAGAAATCATCTTTAGAAATGAAATCTACCATACTTGGTGTTGCTTGTGAGGTAGTTTGTGAAGAACTGGTTGTTGAAGTCATCAAACAGTTGACATCTTCAGAAGCAGCAAACTTTGGTAAatcatcccatatctctttgGCATTATGATCATGATTGATAGCAGAGAAAATCTCATCTGAAagagattgatagatataggatTTGGCTTGCTTGTCAGTTTGAATTCTTGCTTTTTGATCATCATCGAGTTGGTCATTGGTAAGTAGAATTCCAAGAGGATGTTTGAATTGAATTGGACCTTCAAGAATTGATTGCTTAATGAAGACACCGTTTGGTTttgtatcaagaaaatccatgaattcattttgccattggacaaaataatttttgtgaagaattgggggtctgatgattgacatcattggatcaatgttggttgttgtcattgaaatgaatgaacaatgatttggaatttatttttgttgattttgaagtTTGGAAGACAAGACGATCTTGAAAAGATCGTATTGAAGAAAggaagctaggacgatcttgaataagatcgtcttagaacgaATGacagaaaaattctaagtatgaaaGACAGGAAGGTAAGACGGTCTTGAAAGAGATCGTCTTAAGTTATAAAGTAAGACGGTCTTggggagatcgtcttagaacaCTTTGAGTAAAAAatattctaagtatgaaaactttaGAAATTTGGACAAAATTTTGGTTAGGATTTCAggatttttgagcaaaaccaatctcaaagagattagttacccaggaagtgtgtgattcccaatcacaacaactttgAACGATCAAATCACCACACACAATTCACATAGAACCAACAgatactaggacgatcttggcaagatcgtcttaacaccACAACAAAAtatcactaggacgatcttgaggaagATCATCTTAGAACAAATAAGTGAAACGGTCTTAGCGAAGATCGTTTTAAAGGACTTTCCTCAAGAACAGCAGATAAGACAAAATAGTCGTGCAGAATCACTAAATCTCTATTttctcactcagttttgagagttagaacttgattcaaaagCGAAAATGTTCAGAATatgatcgcgcacaaccctagaaacaaaattatagctcaaatcaactcaaattcAAACCCAAAATTTTGGCGGTTTTCCCACAATTTCGGATTTTGATGAATACAGTGAATTGGATTCTGAAATTTAACACTATGTTTTCTGAGGTGATTTAGAATGgatttgtgaacaaaaacaggaaaattgagtgaaaattgatgTAGAAATGATGGAAAACATAAACGATTTTGTTTCAACACGAAATGTGAATTTTTGAACAAAAACAACACAAATCTGTATAGAATTTGTTCTGGatcttcaacagattgttgttttgctctgataccaaatgataaATGTGTAActattcgtgttttgatgcggaagataggtgttcaacaatggtggttagtttgtgtaagtgtgtgttcttgagagagaaaggtatgtgtgtgtgtgtgagaagaTGATTTCATTCAAATCACGTGAATGTGTTCTGgttacaagttcatattaaaaaaggAAGGTATGAGGGGTTTATATActctaaggaaacttacaaaaactccccctcaaccttataactattacataaagttcataaagataaatacaactaagcactatttttgtATCTCTAACAGGTTGATGTtcccaaagttgtcactcacctaagctaaactcggcCTTCTCAACACCGCcgttgataatttgactaaaccggacatatatatatatatatatatattgtagatacatggtgttacgacattattaatattcaatttttctttattatggtttaaaatatagcttactatttttatcaatagaaaattgatctatatatattaaatgaaacatatctcaaatattttaattaaaatatgacctgtttttttatatgatattaacaattattctattggataagacATAAGATaaagagtattattttattatcgttagatatatattaaagagaaactttaatttataattgaaaaaatattGACCCTTAGatgagttttaacttttatttagagtcattagatcaaatgatgatgacatataccttatttaactttttttggaTTTATTTTAAGCCTTTAGTCTTTTGATTAGAGTAGAGGTCGCGAATGACTAAGGTTTTTTACAAAAGCGAACTTCATGCCTAAAAGCGAATGGTCAGGACACTTTTAAGCGGAATCTAATCGACGAccaatgtaacttcatgttttctagtGGTTTAATTattacctggttaaatatttgtcaacttatgatattataaaaatttaacatgttattaattatatatgtttcttgcGTATTACAcgagtattaatctagttaggatatatattagctattaatataataatatattttaaaaaataatattagctattattctattatatatatagctactatttttgatttcttgattaaaattattggataaaaaatgtaaatttgttatagaaaaccaaaaaactgtaaattaaatttaaaagggtatatatatattagctacgagtattatttttgatttcttgattaaaaataatgggaaaaaagtgtaaatttgtgatggagaaccaaaaagtataaattatttttaaagggGTATTTTTTGTGTAATCAAGtgtaagtattaatattgtcatttaaaaaagacaaaataattaaatttgatctaatgactctaaatcaaagatggaattcatccaagggttcttgtttatttaagaatgaatttagcacctcgtgatatatatatatatattggtagatttgtAGATACAGGGtgttacgatattattaatattcaatttttctttattttggttTAAAGTATAGTGTTTGAGCATGAAAAGTTAAGCTCAATCACAAAAGGGGTTTAACTactaaaatcatcaaaatctcCTCAACATTAGAGTGCAAACCTACTAAGTTCTTCACGAACCTAAGGTGAATGATGATTTTCCCAAATAGATGTTTCGATTTTTGGAAGATATGAATATAATGTAATTTCATGTAATCATTGATGAATGgttgattgatgatgaatatACTGATGATTGTTGAATGTACTGCTACTGCTATTGCAgagaatattataaatatgtgtGTGATGAATTGATTGTGTATGTAATAAATCTTTTCCTCTCTAATGATTATGAGTATTTATAGGCGTCAGAATCAAGGCAATTTCGTATTTTGCGCCCTTGCCAGATATGGGCCTCCATTAGTAGGACATGGCCCACAAAGATTATATACGAGGAATAGAACCTTCTAGAATAATGACTGTATACTTCATGACTCGTCCAATCATAACTATACGATTTGTAAATCTTCTTGTGACAAGTGTATCGTAGAGAATGGACATCACCACATTAACATATACCTTGGACGATAGCTCTTGCCAAGGAATAGACTCTTGACTATCTCTCTCGAGCAGCTTTTACTTTGGTGGGCCTTAAAGCCGTTGTTTCGTTAATATTGGGCTCTAAGCATTCCTTTCTGACCCACTCCTTGGGTCCTTGCCGCTTTCGCCTTGAGATATTCCTCATATACGTTGGGTCTCATCAGTATTCACTCTCGGATTCTCTTTCCTCCTCAAGAGCTCTCGGCCCAGTGGGCCCCACGCCCTTGTGGACTATCGTCCCTCTCTCTTCTTGAAGTAGCTCTCGCCAAAGGTATTCTCCAAGGAGCTCtcgacatatatacatacatatatatatatatatatatatagctctcGATCCTCTTTCTTCCTCTAACACCTCTTGTCTAAGGCATAGCCCTCTTCCAAGGTTGGTGATTTACTCCTCACCTCATTATatagcttactatttttatcaatagaaaattgatctatatattttaaatgaaacatatctcaaatattttaattaaaatatgatatgttttttttatatgatattaacaattattttattggataagaCATAAgataaaaagtattattttattatcattaaatatatattaaagagaaaccttaatttataattgaaaaaatatGGACCCGTAGatgagttttaacttttatttagagccattagatcaaatgatgatgacatataccttatttaacttttttggatTTATTTTAAGCCTTTAGTCTTTTGATTAGAGTAGGGGTCACAAATGACTAAGGTTTGTTACAAAAGCGAACTTCATGCCTAAAAGCGAACGGTTTGGATACTGTTAAGCGGAATCTAATTGACGAaaaatgtaacttcatgttttctagtGGTTTAATTattacctggttaaatatttgtcaacttatgatattataaaaatttaacatattattaattatatatatgtttcatgcgtattacgcgagtattaatctagttaggatatatattagctattaatatagtaatatattttaaaaaaataatattaactattattctattttttatatctaccaatattgtcatttaagaaagataaaataatttaatttgatctaatggctctaaatcaaagatgaaattcatctaaaggttcttgtttgtttgGGAATGAATTTagcactttgatatatatattgttagatttttaaaaataaattgtttgtttaaaaatattaacgGTAAAATTAATTGTGTAATATATTTTAAGCTTAAAGTCtaagtatatatagaaagaaaagagtCGGTTATACATTCGTTAATTTGGATTGACCGGCCCATATAAGGAATAACcctataaataaaagtttttttctatatatatatatgcacaatCAGATCGATCGATTGAAGAACGAAGATTGATTTATTTAGGGTTTTCGAATTTTACCTGCCGTCCGTCAAGTAAGAACCCTCCTTCCTCTATATTTTTTACATCTGCTTTTTCAATATACATGACGATAACCGTAGCATTACTACCCGCCGCCCAAAGGAAGAGGAAGAGGTCCGCAGCATCACTGCACGCCGCCCAAAGGAGGCAGAAGGTGCTTCGTCCTCCTCCTCCAGTTGATATTGATAATAATTTAATAGAATTTGAGAAGAAGAAGGCTGATCATCCGTCAATTGATATCGATAATAGTATAATCGAATATGAGATCTTACCAAGACTTCCAGCCAAGTCCGTAGGTCGTTTCAAGTCCGTTTCCAAACAATGGAATTCGTTTTTGTCCACACATATGTTTGGAAAGATGCACCACCTCCGTCACATTAACAACAAAACATATAAGCTTTTGATACTTGACAAGCCCCTTGTAGATTTATGCAGCAAACCCCTCAACAACGGTTCCGTCACCGTCGGTTTTAACCGGCTCGAAGAATCCGATCCTAGATTTGATTCGCTTTTAGGAAGTTTGGATGGGTTGGTATGTGTAGCCTCCACCGAAACCGTCAATAGTCTAGCTTTATGGAACCCGTTCACCGGTGCCTACTACAAGTTGCCCCCTAACCCAGACTTTACTCGTCCCTTTAATTCTTATAAAAATTTCCGTTATCGTGGTCAAGACGCCGTTGGTTTTTATTCCGACTCTTCCAATGACTATAAGCTACTATATATGATTCCTTTGGAT
Proteins encoded:
- the LOC122584478 gene encoding F-box/kelch-repeat protein At3g06240-like; protein product: MTITVALLPAAQRKRKRSAASLHAAQRRQKVLRPPPPVDIDNNLIEFEKKKADHPSIDIDNSIIEYEILPRLPAKSVGRFKSVSKQWNSFLSTHMFGKMHHLRHINNKTYKLLILDKPLVDLCSKPLNNGSVTVGFNRLEESDPRFDSLLGSLDGLVCVASTETVNSLALWNPFTGAYYKLPPNPDFTRPFNSYKNFRYRGQDAVGFYSDSSNDYKLLYMIPLDQEAYIYSQRLNSWRKIEFLINRYSFLRRYWWSRATFCDHSLYFSVKKLGLSKHQYIICFDVNTEEFRLMT